CTACATTTTTCAAACACAATACTCAAAAAACCAAACAATGAGAAAACATACAATCTAGATGAGAATACTGTAGAAGCAAATCAAAGTGAATGTCATACTTGCTCGTAAGCTTGGATGAGCAGAGTTACCCAATAAGTAGGAACGTGTATATAAGTTAAACGAAAAGCACAAGTTTGTTGCATTTAAGTCTTGATAGGCAAAGTAATATGGTATGTGCTGATTAGAGACAGTAGGTACACATGTGACATAATGCGTACAAAAGTTAGCCAGGACGTCACCATTATCCAAAGTAAAATAAGAACTACTCAAGTAGCTTTATAGGGTTTTCTCTTGAAGATAGATCAAGAAAATCACAATAGTTGGCTAGTGGAAGTACtagaaatattataatttgtCCAAAATTGATTAACCCCCAAATTGTTATTTCTTTGTAAATTCATCCCTTGGGTACTATTAGTACTACTTTTATTCTCTTCCACCTTCACATTTTCCAAATCATGATGATTAATCCTAAATTCACTATAAATTGGATATAAATTACTAGGTTGTTCTAAGGgggagaagaaagaaaatttttccATTTGTTGATGTCTAAATTGGTCAACAAATGTTGGATCACCCTCATGAGGTTGAATTTCTccaaaatttaaacaattttgaGTAGAATTGAAGTTATTGAAATTATGAAAAGGggtattaaagaatgacaaatgTGTACTTGAAGGAGGAAAATGGCTAGGAGTAGTAATAGTATTAGTACTATTAGAAGTACTAATTGGAACATTTCTTGATCTTTCACTTCTAATTGGGGATTTTCTTGATCTTTTACTACTTGATCTCTTGTTGTTCCTCCTACATCCACCTCCCACGGGGACGTTCCTCAAAGTGCCACCTATAGTCCAGTACCTCCGACAAGTCTTGCAAAAATGACGAGGTTGAGAAAGGTTGTAGTTGTTAAAGTAACAAAACTTAGTGTTTGTAGACTCACAACGTGGACATTTTAAGGCCACATCTGGTTGAGTTATCTTTGGTAGCCTGGCTCTTTCTGTTATCGAGCCAGACCTAGTTGAGCCAACTGGACCACCACCTCCTCCTGGTGCTGCTCCTGGAGGTGGCAAAACAGTTGGCGAGAGCTCAGAGGAGTTCTCATTAGTAATTCCgagatgttgttgttgttgatgatgatttCCTTGCTACAAATTTTgcaaagagagaagaaaaatcaaatacTATTATATGGTATATACTATATAGTATATATTCAATttagattttgaaaaattaaagaaaatggaaaCATCTAGCTTTTCCCCCAAataactagtttttttttttatgtgtgtgATAAAGAAgctaatatatatgaaaacaaaTTCTTATTTACCTCATGATGCCAATTGGGAGGATCTTGATAGAAAGGAATAGATGAGAAAGCCATTAATATTGTACTAGGTAGTGctccaaatatttcttttttcttttgtataagtTTGATGTATAGTGGAGAATATCACACTATATACATAAAATGAGAGAATTAAAGAAAGAAAGTCAagcaaataagaaagaacaaaagagagaggagaagaaatataaaggaatagactttatttaattttctttttcttttcattttgctttacttaattaattagctTGTAAATATTAGGGTTTGAACAAGGATATAGttaacattattttatgatgtgtaatttcaatcataaaagagtcctataatttcttttttagagTTTTAGTTATATACgtaattattactattgttaaatcatttaaaagatttttataattagtaTGCCTTCTAAATAGCGtcgtttttataatattaaaaataacagaGATTACATTGCTAAAATAGACCAAGATAACTTGAactaattaataatgtatatataacttaattatacTAATTCTTTTATGAGTCAAGTATCTAGAAGTTTCTTTTGGTAATATGTGATCGTGAATGCACTTATACTTTCGATCATAATAGACGTAGCTCTTCATGATACGATACGAAACTGAACAAATCGATCAAGCTAAAATATTGCTTATGttcaaacaaattaaagaatCTAAGATATTAGGTTCAAATCTTAGGAATGAAAATAATCTTATTAAAGTAGTGCACCCCCCTCCAGAAATGCGACACATAATACACAAAtcctaaataaattaaacttaatATAGATATCGAACATCAAATCGAAAACTATATAAacatttgattttaaaaaggaaaaggcAAACGTTGGTGGGATATCACCGTCAAAAgtatctttctttcttttctccatGTCTCCTATGCTTCTTTTACTAGTTAAAAAAACGTGAATTTTCAACGAACATTTCATCAAAACACTATCGGAAACACGTACCCTTATAGGGGGCGTGTACGcaagttaattagtttattatgtttatatatattacatgtTGAATTTCGAAAATTAAACACATTGTTCAATTGAATTACTTGAATAAGCgttatatatttcaattatatatcttaACCCATAATAAAGCATACTTTCACAgtccaaaatttaaaatttcttgttCACACGAATTCTCagttaatttaatcaaataaaatgagTTATGTTCTTTAATTATACTCATGCACTTCAATAAGCCATAAAATCTCAGTTATTTTGTATTAACATTGTGTATAATTAAAGAATAGATCAATAATGGTGGAGTAAGAATCTAATTcctttgattaattattttttaaaaaaaaaggaatatataTGTCTTTTGAGCTCATTTtcatgcaaaaaaataaaagtagaccCAATTTTCTATGCCatgcattattttatttattagttgtAAAGTAAGGCAATAACCTTTAATTGTGcagctttttttttatttatttatttatttacatgcAATTATTTGTGCAATATATTGCTGTCACATAATTGGGACACCACTAGTTTGAGGGGTGGATCTATCATTGAAGTTATGGATAGTAATTATTTGCTTTTAAAATctcaatatgaaatatatttcacttttaaattaataataataatttaaaaattaaaaatatgtcaaagaaattgaatttaattgaaCTCGTAACAAAATAATGCGCCGAATAATGTAGCATTTTAGTAGAGTCTAGGAAGAATaagatttatataaattatttttatttttatgacaaTAAATGCAATCAAAAGAAGGATATAAGTAAAAatagtgtatttattttttttcaacttaaatcATATATGCTAACTCTATAGGAGTAACAAATGTCGACGAATATTAGCGGATTTCCAATATGAGTTGTAATCGAATGGTTGAGATTTTCCATTCTTAATTAGAGGTGTTGAATGCGAGTTTCTACGAACGAAAAAAGTAATGTTAGAATTATCATCGTTAGAAATTAATCATGTAATGTACGAATTTCAATTTAATATCGAAATCGAACATGCATCTTTAAAATCTTAGATCTACTTTAGGTTGTTGAAACATGTTCCTCTAAATAAACCTCACGTGATTAATACATCGAGATGATTCTCATGAAGATTccaaattatttgttaattatgaaGGTTAATGACATGATAATGTTGTTTAATGGATTTTATAACTTTTTGCATGCTTGCATGCATgataagaaaagaagaaataattaatatctaaATTCTAATTAGAGAATAATTAACAACCAAACTAATTTGATTCTATCGATGGACTAGTGGGTGTTcaaagtaaattcaaaatttaaaatttatcagtttaataaataaggttttaaatatta
This DNA window, taken from Solanum lycopersicum chromosome 5, SLM_r2.1, encodes the following:
- the LOC101267120 gene encoding dof zinc finger protein DOF2.4; the protein is MAFSSIPFYQDPPNWHHEQGNHHQQQQHLGITNENSSELSPTVLPPPGAAPGGGGGPVGSTRSGSITERARLPKITQPDVALKCPRYLSEVLDYRWHFEERPRGRWM